DNA from Acidobacteriota bacterium:
GTCGACCGTCCCGGCCCGGAGGCGCGTTCCTGCAATGAACCGGAGAGTATGTTATCCATTGACGGCCCGCACGATGTTCCGGCGGGGTTGCTCGCGTGGGGCCGGCAGTGCGGATGGGGTTGGCGAGCACGCCGGCATCACTCGATCGCCGTTCCCGGCGAAGTCCTGGTTCGAGGCGGGCCCCGGGCCAGGCTGGGAGGTCTTCAGTGGCCGTCTTGATCTCAACTCTGGCCAAGGCTCTTCGGTTTTCGATACTGCTTTTGTCCTCCGGGCTCGTTGTCCTGATCGGCCTGGGGCTGGGGGGATGCCGGCCGGGCGCGCCCGGCCGGCCCCGTTTGGTGGTCCTGATCACGGTCGATACGCTACGGGCCGACCATCTCGGTGCCTACGGTTCGCGGTTGGCGTTGACGCCTGCCCTCGACCAGATGGCCCGCGAGGGCGCCCGCATAGAGACAGCCTGGGCTCCGTTCGGCCGTACGACCCAGTCGGTGGGCTCGCTTCTCACCGGATTACATCCTTTGCGGCACGGGGCCGACGGGCTTGGGATGCGCCTGCCCGACACGGTGACCACCCTTCCCGAGATTTTTTCTCGTGCGGGTTACCGCACGGCGGCCTTCGTCAGCAACGTTCAACTGCGCCGAGGGCGGGGATTCGAGCAAGGATGCGACCTGTATTCCAATCCTCAGGCCCGGTGGGGCAGCAATTCCGCCGCCGCGATTACCGCGGAGGCCCTGACGTGGGTGCGCGCGCAGCGGGAAGACTCGAGCCCGCTGTTCCTCTGGGTGCACTATCTTGACCCGCACTGGCCGTATACCCCCGAAGAAGAGTTTGGTACGGTGACCGTGGATCTGCAGGCAGGGAAGGATTTTGATCTTTTCGACGCCGTCCGCTCGGGGCGTCTGACCAAGGGGCAGGTCATTTTCGACGCGGACAGCATTCTCAGTCATGAGGAAATCGAGAAGGTGGCGCAACTCTATCAGGCCGAGGTCGCGGGGACGGACCGTGCCATCGGCGGCCTCCTGGCAGGGCTGAAAGCGACCGGGCTGATGGGCGATGGCATCGTCTTGATGACCGCCGACCATGGGGAGGCGATGGGCGCCCACGACTACTGGTTCGCTCACGGAGAGTACCTGTACGACGACACATTGAAGGTGCCGTTTTTGGTGCACGCGCCGCACCGTGTGCCCGCCGGGACATTGATCCGAGGCAACGTCAGCCTGGAAGACGTGGCCCCGACCCTTCTCGACCTTGCGGGGCTGGCCCCCCCCCCTGATATCGATGGGATGAGCCTGGCCGATATGTTGCGTTCAGGAGGAGTGCATCAAGTCGTCTCCCGCCCGCTGGTCCATTTGACCGATCACAACCTCGTGCACCCCGAGAACCCGCGGCGACCGGTCTCGGGACGTGCCGGACGGTGGTGGGCGCTGCGTGAAGGATCCTGGAAGCTGATTCGCATGCCTCTCGGGGGGGGGCAAGTCAGAGAGGAACTCTATGATCTCGCTGAAGATCCTGAGGAGTCTCACAATCTGCTCGCCGAACAGTCGGTCCGGGCGCAGCGTATGCGTCGCACCCTCGAGGGCATCGCGCAGGAATGGCTGCAGCTTCGCGCACCTTCCACCGACGAGCCGGTCGATCTCGAACAGATCGAAACCCTCCGCAGCCTGGGCTACGTAGATTGAGGAAAGGGGCAGGAGTGATTTCGAAATTTTGGCGTTGGCTCGAGCAGACGACATTGCATTTCGAGTCGAGGCCGTGGGGCCCTTGGCGCCTGGTTGCGACTCTTGTGGGTATCGTCACCGTGCGCAATTTGCTGGAAATCCTGCTTGCGAAAAACCCCGTGTTCGAGGCCTTGGCTGCTTTCGTCCATTACCCGCTGGCCTATGTGGCTCCTTTTGTCGCATTGACCCTGCTGCTGGCTGGATTTTCCGGTGTGGCGCCGCTGCGGGTCGTGCGCCTGATGACTCTCGCCTGGTTGTTGACCTTGTTGCCACCTTTGCTCGATTTGCTCTTGCATGCCGGTGGAAGTCAGCCGACCATCGGCTACTTGTCAGCGGATCCTCGGGACCTGCTGCGGATCTGGCTGCTCTTTTTCCACCCGTTTACGCCCCTGACAGGAACCACTCCAGGGATTCGCCTGGAGGCCCTGTTGGCGGTCCTGCTGGGAGTGACGTATGTCTTTCTGCGCTCCCGCAGCCGTTTGCGTGCCTTGCTGAGCATGCCGGCGATCTATGCCACGTCGCTGTTTTTTTTCAGTCTGCCCAGCCTGATGCTGGCCATGTTTCGGAGTCTAGGGCTGGGTACAACCCTCGATTCTTTTTACCGCGGAGAAGGCGCCCTGCTGAGACCGAATCGAGCGAGCTCCGCGGATTCTATCGCGTGTCTCTGGTTGGTGCCCTTGCTGCTGGCGCTGGGATGGATATGG
Protein-coding regions in this window:
- a CDS encoding sulfatase, which gives rise to MAVLISTLAKALRFSILLLSSGLVVLIGLGLGGCRPGAPGRPRLVVLITVDTLRADHLGAYGSRLALTPALDQMAREGARIETAWAPFGRTTQSVGSLLTGLHPLRHGADGLGMRLPDTVTTLPEIFSRAGYRTAAFVSNVQLRRGRGFEQGCDLYSNPQARWGSNSAAAITAEALTWVRAQREDSSPLFLWVHYLDPHWPYTPEEEFGTVTVDLQAGKDFDLFDAVRSGRLTKGQVIFDADSILSHEEIEKVAQLYQAEVAGTDRAIGGLLAGLKATGLMGDGIVLMTADHGEAMGAHDYWFAHGEYLYDDTLKVPFLVHAPHRVPAGTLIRGNVSLEDVAPTLLDLAGLAPPPDIDGMSLADMLRSGGVHQVVSRPLVHLTDHNLVHPENPRRPVSGRAGRWWALREGSWKLIRMPLGGGQVREELYDLAEDPEESHNLLAEQSVRAQRMRRTLEGIAQEWLQLRAPSTDEPVDLEQIETLRSLGYVD